The genome window tatatttatttatttttggccactgtaacattacacagagtTTGAACAGTATCACTTTGTTTGAATCAAGGAAAATAATCcttaaaataatgaatcaaataaaattaattgcacataagacatgcacctggggataggttgattggcaacactaaattggctctagtgtgtgaatgtgagggtgaatgttgtctgtctatctgtgttggccctgcgatgaggtggcgacttgtccagggtgtacgccgccttcccccgcaacccctaaagggacaagcggtagaaaatggatggatggatgcacataAAAGAAAGTATCTTTTCACGTGGTTCTCGCCAGTTcttggtcctaaatggctgtcaaagtgtagaaacttgtcggaatatgtcctcagccatctactttccaggtgagacgcatgatttatgatctacaacaaacttccaaggagcaaggaagcgaggaagcagcagaccactcgacgaTGTAAACATCGGggcacacggtagtgatcacgtcgccgctataaatagtttggtcTGCGTTAGTGCTCataataacaacatcactaataccgggttaatattcaagtcacaaaatgtacattaagtatttttggatggttatttatctgattttaGTGGCGCTCCCAGTGGCTCCGCTGTaagtagacttttatttatgtttatttaataattacaatgcataaaaaaatttaTTCGATGTCATGTCTTAATTAAAGATAGGCTAaaatcccaaaaaagtgcagttcccctttaaagatctcCTTTAATGGTCACATGGTCATGCTGAATGGTTTCAGTTTTTTAAAAGATCTAATGAATGCATGTGTTGTATAAAAGTCATGAATAAACACCAGACAAAAGTAGAACGCTCCTATTCGACACAAAGAAGTTGAAAATGTGGACTATCTGGAAGTGAAGCTTACTGTTGATTGTGTTGACAGGCTCTTCTCAAGAGTTCCGATTCAGAGGGCTTCTGTAGCGGAGTCATTCTGAAGGAGAACCTGGTGTTGACCTCAGCTCGCTGTGCCACAAAGCACAACTCTTTCCAAGTGGTTGTTGGTAAGGATGGAGAAGgacagaaaatattgcattagaATAAAAAAGTATGTTTCTATAAAGCATATTGGCCAAACAACTTGAAGGTCCTTAAAGGGAATGTTTGGATGAAAATGGTGTTGAAGAACATACGACTACAACACtgattttacaaaccccaaaaccagtgaagttggcactttgtttaaatggtaaataaaaacagaatacaatgatttgcaaatccttttcaacttatattcaattgaataaactgcaaagacaagatatttaatgttcaaactgagaaacttcattttgttttgccattaacttagaatttaatggcagcaacacattgcaaaaaagttagcacaggggcatttttaccactgtgttacatggcctttcattttaacaacactcagtaaacgtttgggaactgaggagacccatttttgaagcttttcaggtggaattatttcccattcttgcttgatgtacagcttaagttgttcaacagtcccccgttgtggtattttaggcttcatattgcatcacacattttcaatgggagacaggtctggactacaggcaggccagtctagtacccgcactcttttactatgaagccacgctgttgtaacacgtggcttggcatcgtcttgctgaaataagcaggggcgtccattataacgttgcttggatggcaacatatgttgctccaaaacctttatgtacctttcagcattaatggtgccttcacagatgtgtaagttacccatgtcttgggcactaatacacccccataccatcacagatgctggcttttcaactttgcgcctataacaattcggatggttcttttcctctttgttccggaggacacgacgtccacaatttccaaaaacaatttgaaatgtggacttatcagaccacagaacacttttcccactttgcatcagtccatcttagatgagctcgggcccagcagagctgataaatggctttcactttgcacaggagagttttaacttgcacttacggatgtagcgaccaactgtagtcaatgacagtttttttctgaagtgttcctgagcccatgtggtgatatcctttacacactggtgtcgctttttgatgcagtaccgcccgagggatcgaaggtccgtaatatcgcttacgtgcagtgatttctccagattctctgaaccttttgatgacattaccgaccgtagatggtgaaatccctaaattccttgcaatagctcgttgagaaatgttgttcttaaactgttggacaatttgctcacgcatttgttcacaaagtggtgaccctcgccccatccttgtttgtgaatgactaagcatttcatggaagctgcttttgtacccaatcatggcacccacctgttcccaattagcctgttcacccgtgggatgttccaaataactgtttgatgagcattcctcaaaactttctcagtcttttttgccacctgtgccagctttgttgtcacatgttgcaggcatcaaattccaaatgagctaatatttgccaaaaataactaagtttaccagtttgaacgttaagtatcttgtctttgcagtctattcaactgaatataagttgaaaaggatttacaaatcattgtattctgtttttatttaccatttacacaacgtgccaacttaactggttttgaGGTTTGTACTTTCTATCATGGCcacgtttcccaatacttttgcacaTATGATTTATTCAGGATTTCCCCCATCTTGAAGTTCCTCTCTTCCCCAGGCAAGCGCAAGATGACCAATGAAGGCGGCGAGCAGACCCGTTACGTGAAAATCTCCCACGTGCACCCTCGCTATGTGGAGGGTCGCCCTGAGAACGACCTGGCGGTGGTGGAGCTTCGCGACCGCATCGTCTTCGGCAAGGAAGCAACCGCCGCCTGCCTGCCCGAGAGAGACTTTGCAGAGAACGTCCTCATGACCGCAGAGATTCCAGCTGTGGTCACCGGTTGGAAAGAACCCCAGGAGGGGTCTTCTTTCCAGGGCCCGCTCACCCTCAACCACCTGGCATACAACGGTCTGACTCAGTGCCTGCAGGCTCATCCCAATTTAGTCAACAACAAAATGGGCTGCACGGCCGCTCGCGCCAACGCCGACTGCGCCATGAGCTCCGGCAGCCCCCTGCTCACCTTGTACAGGGAGGTGTTCTTCCTCACCGGGGTGGTCAGTCAGCCGCCAGGGGCCGACTGCAGCAAAGGGTTCATCTTTCAGAAAGTCTCCCGCCATCTCGGTTGGCTTCAGTCCCTCATGCGCTCCCTCAAGTGAGGAAAATATACTGCAGGTCAACAATAAACATCTCCATGTGTACCTTTAAATAATATCGACTACCACATAGCTGCCTGTAGTTATTTATCCACAAGG of Nerophis lumbriciformis linkage group LG22, RoL_Nlum_v2.1, whole genome shotgun sequence contains these proteins:
- the proza gene encoding protein Z, vitamin K-dependent plasma glycoprotein a, with the translated sequence MHSSPTITAIVCLLAGAVAAIRSPPQTVFLDKQQASSMIYRQKRSVDGTNQQSSTLEQACMERVCTYEEARKHFQDSYRTDIFWSVYIDGDQCADKPCKNGALCSDSVGGYDCVCKSGFSGVHCETDQTICTLEKNKGCSQFCKPGYVSYECSCARGWKLSQSDRNKCEPAVRNPCGKVNSLRHWEERESSNTRSNYQGLACASGECPWQALLKSSDSEGFCSGVILKENLVLTSARCATKHNSFQVVVGKRKMTNEGGEQTRYVKISHVHPRYVEGRPENDLAVVELRDRIVFGKEATAACLPERDFAENVLMTAEIPAVVTGWKEPQEGSSFQGPLTLNHLAYNGLTQCLQAHPNLVNNKMGCTAARANADCAMSSGSPLLTLYREVFFLTGVVSQPPGADCSKGFIFQKVSRHLGWLQSLMRSLK